A segment of the Sphingobacterium oryzagri genome:
CTTGCACCGGACCGTGACCAGAAAGATAAAGGTATTTGCCATCAATAAGGTAGGGTTTGTATACGCCCAATGGTGCTGGTGCCGGCGGCAAAGACAAGCCTAATTGTTCAAAACGTTGATCTGCATTTAAATTTTCCATAGTGTATTTACTAATTTGTATGTATTTAAGTTAAAAAATAATTCATAATTAACACGCCGATAAGACCAATAAGCGCGACGAGCGACTCCATGACCGACCAACTGAGAAATGTATTTTTGACCGTAAGATTAAAGTATTCTTTAAACATCCAGAAACCAGCATCGTTGACATGCGAAAAGGCTAAACTGCCCGCGCCAATGGCCAATACCATGAGGTTTGGATTGGTGCCCGAATGTTCCATCAACGGTATCACCATGCTGGCTGTGGTCAGTCCTGCGACAGTAGCAGAACCTACACAAGCGCGGATTAAAGCAGCCATCAACCAGCCCAGTAGCAGCGGATCTACGGGTAAACCCTGCAAAAGATTGGCAATCTCCTTATCTACACCGGTAGCCGTTAAAATTTCTTTAAGTGCGCCTGATCCGGCGATAATAAGTAAAATCGGCGTAACATCTTTCAAAGCTTCCACACAATATTGCATGAGCGTGTCCATACGTGTATGACGTGCCAGGCCAAGGGTCACCAACGCATAACCAAAGGCGATCAACAAGACTACCGATGGCGCACCGAGAAATGACAATCCGGTCATTAGCGCAGGATGATGACCGAAAAGCATGTTGACCCCCGTTACGAACAACAAGAGCAGCACGGGTAGCAGCGCTGTAAAAAAACTATTGAAAGTGCCCGGCAGCGCTTCCGGCGGCAAACTTTTTGCTGTAAACGTAGCCAATGGCTCGCTCGGCATATTTTTGAGCAATCGCGAAAAAATGGGTCCTGCGAGAATAATCGCCGGAATAGCCAATGCAAATCCGTAAATCAAGGTAAGTCCCATATCGGCATTAAACTGCACCACCAACGCGGCTGGTGAGGGATGCGGCGGCAGAAAACCATGCGTAACCGACAAAGCGGCTAGCATGGGTAAGCCAATATACACCGCTGGCAGTTTATACCGATAAACCACCGTAAA
Coding sequences within it:
- a CDS encoding gluconate:H+ symporter; the protein is MTILLLFGCIALLIVLISYARLHTFISFLLVSILAALLLGLPATRIAPAIEKGIGDILGGLLILITFGAMFGKIIAESGAAQRIAEVMMRLFGEKNMQWAMVCIGFVIGIPLFYGIGFVLMVPLIFTVVYRYKLPAVYIGLPMLAALSVTHGFLPPHPSPAALVVQFNADMGLTLIYGFALAIPAIILAGPIFSRLLKNMPSEPLATFTAKSLPPEALPGTFNSFFTALLPVLLLLFVTGVNMLFGHHPALMTGLSFLGAPSVVLLIAFGYALVTLGLARHTRMDTLMQYCVEALKDVTPILLIIAGSGALKEILTATGVDKEIANLLQGLPVDPLLLGWLMAALIRACVGSATVAGLTTASMVIPLMEHSGTNPNLMVLAIGAGSLAFSHVNDAGFWMFKEYFNLTVKNTFLSWSVMESLVALIGLIGVLIMNYFLT